The following nucleotide sequence is from Thermostaphylospora chromogena.
GGCGCTCGGAGTCGTCCTTGGACTCCTCGCCGGGCTCGAAGCGGAGGTTCTCCAGCAGCGCCACCTGACCGTCGGCGAGAGCGGCGGTCACCTCCGCGGCGGACTCGCCGACCACGTCGGAGGCGAAGGCCACCTCCGTGCCGAGCAGCTCGCCGAGCCTCTTGGCCACGGGCTTGAGCGAGTACTTCGGGTTGGGCGAGCCCTTGGGCCGGCCGAGGTGGGCGCACACGATGACGCGCGCGCCCCTCCCGGCGAGCTCCTTGATCGCCGGGAGGGAGGCGCGGATCCGGCCGTCGTCGGTGATGGTCTCACCGTCGAGAGGGACGTTGAGGTCGGCGCGCACCAGGACGCGCCGGCCGGCGACGTCGAGATCGCTGAGCGCTCGCATCAGAGGTCAGCGCCCACCAGCTCGACGAGGTCGGCCAGACGGTTGGAGTAGCCCCACTCGTTGTCGTACCAGCCGACGACCTTGACCTGGTTGCCGATGACGCGGGTGAGCCCGGCGTCGAAGATGCAGGAGGCCGGGTCGGTGACGATGTCGGCGGAGACGATCGGGTCCTCGGTGTAGGTGAGGATGCCCTTGAGCGGGCCCTCGGCGGCGGCCTTGACCGCGGCGTTGACCTCCTCGACGGTGACCTCGCGGCTGACGTCGACGGTCAGGTCGGTGGCCGAACCGGTCGGGATCGGCACGCGCATCGCGAAGCCGTCGAGCTTGCCCTTCAGCTCGGGCAGCACCAGGCCGATCGCCTTGGCGGCGCCGGTGGTGGTCGGCACGATGTTGAGGGCGGCGGCGCGGGCGCGGCGCAGGTCCTTGTGCGGGCCGTCCTGCAGGTTCTGGTCCTGCGTGTAGGCGTGGACCGTGGTCATCAGGCCCCTCTCGATGCCGAAGGTGTCGTTGATCACCTTGGCCATCGGGGCGAGGCAGTTGGTGGTGCAGGACGCGTTGGAGATGACCGTGTGCTTGGCCGGGTCATAGGCGCCCTGGTTGACGCCCATGACGATGGTGACGTCCTCGTTCTTGGCCGGCGCGGAGATGATGACCTTCTTCGCGCCGTTCTCGGCGTGCACCCGGGCCTTGTTGGCGTCGGTGAACAGGCCGGTGGACTCGACCACCACGTCGACGTC
It contains:
- the gap gene encoding type I glyceraldehyde-3-phosphate dehydrogenase, giving the protein MTIRVGVNGFGRIGRNFWRAVAASGKDIEIVAVNDLTDNATLAHLLKYDSILGRLPHEVKATADEITVDGKAIKVFAERDPAKLPWRDLDVDVVVESTGLFTDANKARVHAENGAKKVIISAPAKNEDVTIVMGVNQGAYDPAKHTVISNASCTTNCLAPMAKVINDTFGIERGLMTTVHAYTQDQNLQDGPHKDLRRARAAALNIVPTTTGAAKAIGLVLPELKGKLDGFAMRVPIPTGSATDLTVDVSREVTVEEVNAAVKAAAEGPLKGILTYTEDPIVSADIVTDPASCIFDAGLTRVIGNQVKVVGWYDNEWGYSNRLADLVELVGADL